The genomic interval CTTACTTGTACTGCTCGAGTTCGCCAGCGGCCTTGGTCAGCGCAGCAGCAGGCTCGGCCTGGCCGGTGACGACCGACTGGACCATGTCGATGATGGTGTTCTGGAAACCGATATAGTCGGTGAACAGCGGCTCTGGACCACCATATTCGATCGAGTCAATGAAGACCTTCCAGTAGTCATTGGCAGCAACCAGCTCATCAACCTGCGGCAGTGGACGCAGCGGGGTCAGGCCGAACTGGGTTTCGTAGGCAAACTGGCGATCAGGTGCGGTGAAGAACTTGCCAAACTCGATGGCCTTGTCTTCCTTGCCTGTGCCCTTGAACACAGCCAGCGAGTCGGTGATCAGCAGCGTGCCGGGACCCTTGGCATCGGGACCGAGTGGCAGTGTGGCGAGGCCCCATTTGATGTCGGTTTCCTTGATCAGCGGCACGATACCGGCGCCGATATGCATCATGCCGATGGTGCCATCGAGGAACATGGCGCGCACTTCGTTCTGCTCGTAGGCGGTTGGGCCTTCTTCAGAATAGGGCACGATGTCCTTGAGCGCCGTCAGGGCTTCGAGGTTCTGCGGGCTATCAAGCGTGATATTGCCATCGGCATCGATGACCGAACCGCCATTGGTGTAGACCCAGTGCAGGAACCAGTGAACGGTGCCGTCAAAGGTCTTGGCGACGAGGCCGAAACCGTCAGCGTCGGTCTTTTCCTTGATGGTCTTGGCGTATTCCTGCTGCTCGGCCCAGGTGGTGGGCGGCGATTCAGGATCAAGGCCAGCGGCTTCGAACAGGCCCTTGTTCCAGATCAGCGCCTTGGTGGTGAAGGCAACCGGAATGCCCCACTGGGTGCCGTCGAAGGTGACGGTTTCGGGCACGAAATTGTAGTAGCTGGCGCGTTCTTCGTCAGTCATCGGCACAGGCACGATGAGATCGTTGAGCGCGAACTGCTTGAGCGTGCGCGAACCGACATAGGCGATATCGACCGGCGTGCCGGCAACGGCGAGGGTGGTCACCTTGTCCTGGCACTGGCCCCAGCCGACCACTTCGGGCACGACCTTGTCGTCAGGGTTGGCGGCGTTCCAGTCATTGATATATTGCTGATGCTTGGCGTCGACCGCGTCACCGCACAGGATGAAGCTGATGTCATCGGCCAGGGCCATGCCCACCAGCGCGGTGGAGCTGCTCATCGCAACAACCGACGCCAACAACAGGCTCGTTGTCTTTCTCATATACTCTCTCCCTTATTGGCCCGCAGGCCCCCTCTACTGCTTCACGGCACCAGCGGTCAGACCGGCGACGAGATAGCGCTGCAGGAACACGATGACGATCATGACCGGCAGGATTCCGACGAAACTGGCCGCCATCAACTCGTTCCACTGCACCTCCTGCTTGCCGAAAAAGGCGAACAGCCCGATCGGCAGCGGCATGAATTCGGAACGTGAGTTGAAGGTCAGCGCGAAGATGAACTGCTGCGCGTAGGCACCGATAAAGGTCATGATGGAAATCACCACGATGCCCGGCATGGCCAGCGGCAGGATGACCCGGCGCAGCGTATAAAGACGCGATGCGCCATCGACCCAGGCGGCCTCATCCAGCTCGCGGGGAATGCGCAGTATGTAAGTGCGCAGCAGCC from Devosia sp. 2618 carries:
- a CDS encoding extracellular solute-binding protein, which codes for MRKTTSLLLASVVAMSSSTALVGMALADDISFILCGDAVDAKHQQYINDWNAANPDDKVVPEVVGWGQCQDKVTTLAVAGTPVDIAYVGSRTLKQFALNDLIVPVPMTDEERASYYNFVPETVTFDGTQWGIPVAFTTKALIWNKGLFEAAGLDPESPPTTWAEQQEYAKTIKEKTDADGFGLVAKTFDGTVHWFLHWVYTNGGSVIDADGNITLDSPQNLEALTALKDIVPYSEEGPTAYEQNEVRAMFLDGTIGMMHIGAGIVPLIKETDIKWGLATLPLGPDAKGPGTLLITDSLAVFKGTGKEDKAIEFGKFFTAPDRQFAYETQFGLTPLRPLPQVDELVAANDYWKVFIDSIEYGGPEPLFTDYIGFQNTIIDMVQSVVTGQAEPAAALTKAAGELEQYK